In one window of Shewanella goraebulensis DNA:
- a CDS encoding cryptochrome/photolyase family protein has translation MKTLIWFRQDLRLADNLAVCEAFEFALRQSASQEKSSAQVEALYIVSPLQWQSHDVAAIQIDFIERHVNILAQGLAALGVKLNVVTLPWFDDVMDWMPSFLAENQIEQVFATQEPEFNERKRDQQLLDIGLPITFVAQDCIINAGEVNNLSGQMYKVFTPFSKKWREIVASKMIVPLSVPTPIGAALATPAAIKFDADKRSSKLWRAGEGEAKRILAQFCQNHIQDYQLDRDFPALDNTSKLSPYLAIGVISAKQCLAAALNHYPDVLVDDTSPAKTWINELAWREFYRHLLVAFPRLSKGKSFNEKGDYVLWRNDKTEFAAWCEGRTGYPIVDAAMRQLNQTGWMHNRLRMVVASFLTKHLLIDWRWGEKYFRQQLIDGDLAANNGGWQWSAGTGCDAQPYFRVFNPMNQSSKFDPDASFIKRFVPELSNQPLKAIHQPLFVEGADDSALDTMDLFSVDSIEVGFGADSAVSNSSAEASTVAYPSPIVEHSSARKRAIEVLSSLKR, from the coding sequence ATGAAAACTCTGATTTGGTTTAGACAAGATTTACGCCTTGCTGACAATCTAGCTGTTTGTGAAGCTTTTGAATTTGCACTGCGACAATCAGCGTCACAAGAGAAATCTTCTGCTCAAGTCGAGGCTTTATACATAGTCAGCCCTCTGCAATGGCAAAGTCATGATGTAGCGGCAATTCAAATAGATTTTATTGAACGCCATGTGAATATTTTGGCGCAAGGATTAGCCGCTCTTGGGGTCAAACTCAATGTGGTTACATTACCTTGGTTTGATGATGTAATGGATTGGATGCCAAGTTTTTTGGCCGAAAATCAGATTGAGCAAGTCTTTGCCACCCAAGAGCCTGAATTTAATGAGCGCAAACGAGATCAGCAATTGCTGGATATTGGTTTGCCCATCACCTTTGTTGCTCAAGATTGCATTATTAATGCAGGTGAGGTGAACAATCTATCAGGGCAGATGTATAAAGTGTTCACGCCATTTTCTAAAAAGTGGCGTGAGATAGTAGCAAGTAAAATGATTGTACCTTTATCAGTACCTACCCCTATCGGTGCTGCGCTTGCAACTCCTGCTGCTATCAAATTTGATGCAGATAAACGTTCAAGTAAATTGTGGCGAGCCGGTGAAGGCGAAGCGAAACGAATACTCGCTCAATTTTGCCAGAACCATATTCAAGATTATCAGCTCGATAGGGATTTCCCTGCGCTAGACAATACCAGTAAATTATCACCTTACTTAGCGATTGGCGTGATTAGTGCTAAGCAATGTTTAGCCGCTGCGTTAAACCATTATCCTGATGTGCTGGTGGACGACACTAGTCCTGCTAAAACTTGGATCAATGAACTAGCGTGGCGAGAGTTTTATCGTCATTTGTTAGTCGCTTTTCCGCGCCTTTCAAAAGGTAAAAGCTTCAATGAAAAAGGCGACTATGTACTATGGCGAAACGATAAAACTGAATTTGCGGCATGGTGTGAAGGGCGCACGGGTTATCCAATCGTTGATGCCGCGATGAGGCAGCTTAATCAAACGGGTTGGATGCACAATCGTTTAAGAATGGTCGTAGCGAGTTTTCTGACTAAACACTTGCTGATTGATTGGCGCTGGGGTGAAAAATATTTTAGACAACAATTAATTGATGGTGATTTAGCGGCCAACAACGGTGGCTGGCAATGGTCTGCTGGCACAGGCTGCGACGCTCAACCTTATTTTAGAGTGTTTAACCCGATGAATCAGAGTAGTAAATTTGATCCAGATGCCAGCTTTATTAAACGATTTGTTCCCGAGTTATCGAATCAACCGCTAAAAGCCATTCACCAGCCGCTATTTGTTGAAGGAGCTGATGATTCAGCACTCGATACGATGGACTTATTTTCTGTAGACTCTATAGAGGTCGGCTTTGGAGCTGATAGCGCTGTAAGCAACAGTTCAGCTGAGGCTTCAACTGTTGCGTATCCATCACCGATTGTAGAGCATAGCTCTGCACGAAAACGCGCTATTGAGGTGTTAAGTTCGTTAAAGCGATAA
- a CDS encoding NnrS family protein has product MLNIDDPAETEKTAAIWRLAFRPFFLGGAALAMLYIPLWLMGWYTPEYSLFNSNFWSNVLPLWWHPHELLFGFAMAIVCGFLLTAVQTWTNQPSLKGPTLAITFSSWLLARLLLLLPFDIPLYFPALFDSIFLGIAAFTMWRCVYRVKQWQNIGFSIMLTVALIVNLVSYYALQERNFILANQIWQGMLFWLALLITIVGGRVIPFFTAMRVKQTKAEPIFALEKSLLVLMITLVVQAIFKVLPMAVEQVLLISAGILHLIRISRWLPHKTLKEPMLWSLHLSYLSLPIALLGLGWFINNEFAYRSLLHLFAIGCLASLCLSMISRVSLGHTSRNIYQGPNMVLAFASLPIAALLRAVMPLIFPAQTQTWLWLAGGFWFLAFGLFVWHYSPILSRPRIDGRPG; this is encoded by the coding sequence ATGCTAAATATTGATGATCCAGCTGAAACTGAAAAAACCGCTGCAATATGGCGATTAGCATTCAGACCTTTCTTCTTAGGTGGTGCAGCTTTGGCGATGTTGTACATCCCACTATGGTTAATGGGCTGGTATACACCTGAGTACAGTTTATTTAACAGTAACTTTTGGTCAAATGTATTGCCGCTATGGTGGCATCCTCATGAGTTACTATTTGGTTTCGCTATGGCGATTGTGTGCGGCTTCTTACTCACAGCAGTACAAACCTGGACTAATCAACCTAGTCTAAAAGGTCCCACTCTTGCCATCACATTTAGTAGTTGGTTGTTAGCAAGGCTGTTACTCCTGCTGCCTTTTGATATTCCATTATATTTTCCTGCACTATTTGACAGTATATTTTTAGGCATTGCTGCTTTTACGATGTGGCGTTGTGTTTATCGTGTTAAGCAATGGCAAAATATCGGTTTTTCGATCATGCTTACAGTAGCCCTGATTGTTAATCTTGTGAGTTATTACGCATTACAAGAACGTAATTTCATTTTAGCTAATCAAATATGGCAAGGAATGTTATTTTGGCTGGCGCTGTTGATTACCATTGTGGGAGGAAGAGTTATTCCTTTCTTTACTGCAATGCGAGTTAAGCAAACCAAAGCCGAACCGATTTTTGCACTAGAAAAAAGCCTATTAGTATTAATGATTACACTGGTTGTGCAAGCCATTTTTAAAGTTTTACCTATGGCAGTTGAACAAGTGTTATTGATTAGCGCTGGTATATTGCATTTGATTCGAATAAGTCGCTGGTTGCCTCATAAAACATTGAAAGAGCCAATGCTGTGGTCGCTGCATTTATCATATTTATCTTTACCCATCGCTTTGTTGGGCTTAGGTTGGTTCATTAATAATGAATTTGCTTACCGAAGTTTATTACACTTATTTGCCATAGGTTGCTTAGCTTCATTGTGTTTATCAATGATTTCTAGAGTATCTCTTGGGCATACCAGCAGAAATATATATCAAGGCCCGAATATGGTATTGGCTTTTGCCAGTTTACCTATTGCAGCTTTATTGCGTGCGGTAATGCCGTTGATATTTCCGGCGCAAACCCAAACTTGGTTATGGTTAGCGGGTGGATTTTGGTTTTTAGCTTTTGGACTTTTTGTTTGGCATTACAGTCCAATTTTATCGCGTCCTCGAATTGATGGACGTCCAGGTTGA
- a CDS encoding ammonia-forming cytochrome c nitrite reductase subunit c552 has product MQLALFAKKHIAVSRLSKRVSTILISILGATTCATAIAKADVNEAKFPDQFKTWAETEEQTEREDMLASYPANIILWAGSSFAKEYHSPRGHQFAVADVTQTLRTGVPPKEGEKGTSASCWTCKTPDAPRLIKEMGFEGYSASNFTDLGTEINSVVYCTDCHVDGSADLALPRPHAQNAMKKTGIPFDKQDVSMQGAQVCGQCHVTYYFQPEKSNVVNMPWIFGSDTDNILKYYDTRRFYEWIHPISKTPILKARHPEFEHWSRSKHAEANVTCITCHMPVEENAKGEEFTNHKVDKALPHFDKTCIGCHDSKEEVTAKLDADKHEIETMAREVEGLLVKAHYEAKAAWDAGANWEQMNSAIMAIRHGQWHWDFAMASHGLYAHNPDEGRMLLTRATSQAKMARAVLAQVLEGLKVTKVEYPDISSKESAHAAVGINEAKLSEAKQMFIKDEVEKHWNPIAVRGYK; this is encoded by the coding sequence ATGCAATTAGCATTGTTTGCTAAAAAACACATAGCAGTTAGCCGATTAAGCAAGCGTGTTAGCACTATCTTAATTTCTATTTTAGGTGCTACAACCTGTGCAACAGCCATTGCCAAAGCTGACGTTAACGAAGCTAAGTTTCCAGACCAATTTAAAACTTGGGCTGAAACTGAAGAGCAAACAGAACGCGAAGATATGCTTGCTAGTTACCCTGCCAATATTATTTTATGGGCGGGCTCTTCTTTTGCTAAAGAATATCACAGCCCTCGTGGTCACCAATTTGCAGTGGCGGATGTCACTCAAACATTACGAACTGGCGTGCCACCAAAAGAGGGCGAAAAGGGCACTTCAGCCAGTTGTTGGACTTGTAAAACACCTGATGCACCTCGTCTAATTAAAGAAATGGGTTTTGAAGGATACTCAGCATCTAACTTTACTGATTTAGGCACTGAAATTAACAGTGTGGTTTATTGTACAGACTGTCATGTAGACGGAAGTGCTGACTTAGCTTTACCACGTCCTCATGCACAAAATGCAATGAAAAAAACTGGGATACCTTTTGATAAACAAGATGTGTCGATGCAAGGTGCACAAGTGTGTGGCCAATGTCATGTGACCTATTATTTTCAGCCAGAAAAAAGCAATGTGGTTAACATGCCGTGGATTTTCGGCAGCGACACTGACAATATCCTGAAGTACTACGATACCCGCCGTTTTTACGAGTGGATCCACCCAATTTCGAAAACGCCAATATTAAAAGCGCGTCATCCTGAGTTTGAGCATTGGAGCCGCAGTAAGCATGCTGAAGCGAATGTGACCTGTATTACCTGTCATATGCCCGTTGAAGAAAATGCCAAAGGCGAAGAATTTACCAACCATAAAGTTGATAAAGCACTGCCGCATTTCGATAAAACCTGTATCGGGTGTCACGATAGCAAAGAAGAGGTTACTGCCAAGCTAGATGCTGACAAGCATGAAATTGAAACAATGGCACGTGAAGTTGAAGGCTTATTGGTTAAAGCTCACTATGAAGCTAAGGCGGCATGGGATGCAGGTGCTAACTGGGAGCAAATGAACAGTGCAATTATGGCTATTCGTCATGGCCAATGGCATTGGGACTTCGCTATGGCATCTCACGGACTATATGCACATAATCCAGATGAAGGTCGTATGTTACTCACTCGAGCCACATCACAAGCCAAAATGGCGCGAGCCGTGTTAGCTCAAGTGTTAGAAGGTTTAAAAGTGACTAAGGTTGAATACCCAGATATTAGCTCTAAAGAGTCTGCACATGCAGCTGTGGGTATTAATGAAGCAAAACTGTCTGAAGCTAAGCAAATGTTCATTAAGGATGAAGTTGAAAAACACTGGAATCCAATTGCTGTAAGAGGTTACAAGTAA
- a CDS encoding nuclear transport factor 2 family protein: MHSSTNLVSEMPEPMSFDEYTQPQIIDDFISMYQRLNKDTLHLLSQVYSNNIVFQDPLHKVEGLANLTNYFANLYENVDSISFDIQQVNVSQSLSQSQSQLQAKSQSQLEAEQKSQASIFWKMTYSHSKLNSGRDIHVEGMSHLIFNDKITSHRDYFDLGQMLYEPFPILGKLIQMVKSKASS, translated from the coding sequence ATGCACAGTAGCACTAATCTTGTTAGTGAAATGCCTGAGCCGATGAGCTTCGATGAGTATACGCAGCCACAAATCATTGATGACTTCATTAGCATGTACCAGCGGCTTAACAAGGATACTCTGCACCTTTTAAGTCAGGTATACAGTAATAATATTGTGTTCCAAGACCCTTTGCACAAAGTAGAAGGGCTAGCTAATCTGACGAATTATTTTGCCAATCTCTATGAAAACGTTGATTCGATATCATTTGATATACAGCAAGTGAATGTTTCCCAGTCACTGTCTCAATCCCAATCCCAATTACAAGCAAAATCACAGTCGCAACTAGAAGCAGAACAAAAGTCACAAGCCTCAATATTCTGGAAAATGACTTACAGCCATAGCAAGCTTAATAGCGGGCGTGATATTCATGTGGAAGGTATGAGCCACCTTATTTTCAATGACAAAATTACTTCTCATCGTGATTACTTTGACCTAGGTCAGATGCTTTATGAACCGTTTCCTATATTGGGCAAGCTTATTCAAATGGTTAAGTCTAAGGCATCCTCATGA
- a CDS encoding SDR family NAD(P)-dependent oxidoreductase, which translates to MTADIQAKTKKTSHVSNSKIAVLITGASSGIGLALAMKYVDQGYQVFACGRNEQSLQNIKGAYPLVFDINDKTQIENAAQLLKAALIKSQSSLNSVVLNAGSCEYIDDPVQFDGALFERVIQTNVISMGYCLQHFLPLIATNGRVGLMSSSATYLPFPRAEAYGASKAAVNYLASSLRLDLKAHNIGVSVICPGFVKTPLTDKNDFAMPMQISADNAADEIIYGMKIGRNEIHFPKRFTLILKFLSCLPNVIVNSLLSPKPNN; encoded by the coding sequence ATGACAGCTGATATTCAAGCCAAAACCAAAAAAACGAGTCACGTATCGAACTCTAAAATTGCGGTACTAATAACTGGAGCAAGTTCTGGTATCGGTCTAGCACTAGCAATGAAGTACGTTGATCAAGGCTATCAGGTGTTTGCTTGTGGACGTAATGAGCAATCACTGCAAAATATCAAAGGAGCTTATCCGCTTGTTTTTGATATTAATGATAAAACTCAAATTGAAAATGCTGCCCAGCTACTTAAAGCAGCGTTGATTAAATCTCAATCCAGCCTAAACTCTGTGGTACTGAATGCTGGCAGTTGTGAGTATATCGATGATCCAGTTCAGTTCGATGGGGCTTTATTTGAACGGGTAATTCAGACCAATGTCATTTCAATGGGCTATTGCTTACAGCACTTTTTACCCTTAATTGCGACAAACGGCAGGGTGGGGTTAATGAGTTCAAGCGCAACATATTTACCTTTTCCAAGAGCTGAAGCCTACGGAGCATCCAAGGCTGCAGTTAACTATCTTGCCAGCAGTCTACGTTTAGACTTGAAAGCTCACAATATTGGCGTAAGTGTAATTTGTCCTGGTTTTGTGAAAACACCATTAACAGACAAAAATGACTTTGCTATGCCGATGCAGATTAGTGCCGATAATGCCGCTGACGAAATCATTTATGGCATGAAGATAGGCCGAAATGAAATACATTTTCCAAAGCGCTTTACCTTGATACTGAAGTTTTTATCTTGCTTGCCTAACGTGATAGTTAACAGCTTACTCAGCCCAAAACCAAATAATTAA
- a CDS encoding NAD(P)/FAD-dependent oxidoreductase yields MKKIAVVGSGISGLTCAHLLSELHEVTVFEANDYIGGHTATIDVEVAGKPYAIDSGFIVFNDRTYPRFQKLMARLDIKSLPTEMSFSVQNTKTGLEYNGHTLWSMFAQRRNLLKPDFYRFLAEIVKFNNQCKGIYEAEDYQIETLGEFLDKEGFSDFFSEHYILPMGAAIWSASINDMRAFSLRFFIRFFHHHGLLNISDRPQWYVLEGGSRSYIPALIKPFKERLFLNSGVTSIERKADGVNIRINNGEVQYFDEVVLACHSDQALAMLTDASEDELQVLGAMAYQNNEVVLHTDVGLLPKRKAAWASWNYRLEGTDAEDIANKPASVTYNMNILQRLPKDAPTFCVTLNQTDLIDSSKILRKFNYAHPVFNEASMNAQKERSRICGVRHTHFAGAYWYNGFHEDGVRSGLDVCNNFGISL; encoded by the coding sequence ATGAAAAAAATTGCCGTAGTCGGATCAGGGATCTCAGGATTAACATGCGCCCATTTACTTAGCGAGTTGCATGAGGTGACTGTATTTGAAGCTAATGATTACATTGGTGGTCACACAGCAACAATTGATGTTGAAGTTGCAGGAAAACCTTATGCTATTGATAGCGGGTTTATAGTGTTTAATGACCGAACCTATCCAAGATTTCAAAAGCTAATGGCACGCTTGGATATTAAGTCATTACCGACTGAAATGAGCTTTAGTGTACAAAATACTAAAACGGGGCTTGAGTATAATGGCCACACTCTTTGGAGCATGTTCGCTCAACGCCGTAACTTATTAAAACCTGATTTTTATCGTTTTTTAGCAGAGATCGTTAAATTTAATAATCAATGCAAAGGAATTTATGAAGCTGAAGATTATCAAATTGAAACCTTGGGTGAGTTTTTAGATAAAGAAGGGTTTTCTGACTTCTTTAGTGAACATTATATTTTGCCAATGGGCGCAGCAATATGGTCTGCCAGCATCAATGATATGCGCGCGTTTTCACTGCGATTCTTTATTCGTTTCTTCCACCACCATGGTTTGCTCAATATTAGCGACCGCCCGCAATGGTATGTCCTTGAAGGCGGCTCACGAAGCTACATTCCTGCCCTTATCAAGCCGTTTAAAGAACGACTGTTTTTAAACTCAGGGGTGACTTCCATTGAGCGCAAAGCAGATGGGGTTAATATCCGAATAAATAATGGTGAAGTGCAATATTTTGACGAGGTAGTACTGGCTTGTCACAGTGATCAAGCATTAGCCATGTTAACTGATGCCTCAGAAGATGAGCTGCAAGTATTAGGTGCTATGGCTTATCAAAACAATGAAGTGGTTTTACACACCGATGTGGGATTATTACCAAAAAGAAAAGCAGCTTGGGCCAGTTGGAATTATCGTCTCGAAGGTACTGACGCAGAAGATATTGCCAATAAACCTGCTAGCGTGACTTATAACATGAATATTTTACAGCGTTTGCCAAAAGACGCGCCTACATTTTGTGTCACCCTTAATCAGACTGACCTGATTGATAGCAGCAAGATATTACGTAAATTTAATTATGCCCATCCAGTATTCAATGAAGCCAGTATGAATGCCCAAAAAGAACGATCGCGGATTTGTGGTGTGAGGCACACACATTTTGCGGGTGCTTATTGGTATAACGGCTTCCATGAGGATGGCGTACGCAGTGGCTTAGATGTCTGTAATAACTTTGGCATCAGCTTATGA
- a CDS encoding DUF1365 domain-containing protein translates to MIADLSDCSSQFSSGIYQGEVSHRRFTPKSHSFSYDMALMAINLDEISQLEKVSRLFGMSKWSLLKFNPQDYLNCLASQFEEQAVEQLETDNSILSPASALKQRVMWTIKQLGAKFDCDEVIFAGQIRHFGFYFSPVNFYFCYQAGQPIYMLAEVSNTPWDQRHCYLVDIQDTQTTDKVFHVSPFLNLDMHYQWKIVPPSKRLNVTIQNRDDDNKKLFDASLHLQRKPFSSANVRQMLTAFPVMTMKIMWGIYWQAFKLFVKKIPFVAHPQT, encoded by the coding sequence ATGATTGCAGACTTAAGTGATTGCTCTAGCCAATTTAGCAGTGGCATTTATCAAGGGGAAGTGAGTCACAGACGCTTCACTCCCAAATCTCATAGCTTTAGCTATGACATGGCACTGATGGCGATAAATCTTGATGAAATCAGCCAACTTGAAAAAGTAAGCCGGTTATTTGGCATGTCAAAATGGTCGTTACTTAAATTTAACCCGCAAGATTACCTAAATTGCTTAGCTAGTCAGTTTGAGGAGCAAGCTGTTGAACAATTAGAAACTGATAACAGCATATTGTCCCCAGCATCAGCGCTTAAGCAACGGGTGATGTGGACCATTAAGCAACTTGGAGCCAAGTTTGATTGCGATGAAGTTATATTTGCTGGTCAAATTAGGCATTTCGGCTTTTATTTTAGTCCTGTTAACTTCTATTTTTGTTATCAAGCTGGCCAGCCGATATATATGCTGGCGGAAGTCAGTAATACTCCTTGGGATCAACGCCATTGTTATTTAGTTGATATTCAAGATACTCAAACCACAGACAAAGTATTTCATGTTTCACCTTTTTTAAACCTCGACATGCATTATCAATGGAAAATTGTCCCCCCTAGTAAACGCCTTAATGTCACTATTCAAAATCGCGATGATGATAATAAAAAGCTGTTTGATGCAAGCTTACATTTACAGCGTAAGCCGTTTAGCTCGGCTAATGTCAGGCAGATGCTGACAGCTTTTCCTGTGATGACAATGAAGATTATGTGGGGTATTTACTGGCAGGCATTTAAGTTATTTGTCAAAAAAATTCCTTTTGTTGCACACCCTCAAACTTAA
- a CDS encoding SAM-dependent methyltransferase codes for MENTATNASLVQATISDGFAKKILLRALQHLSGGYLTIVSSNGKAAAEQSLSFGDFESDLHATIQVSHPSFYKQIIWGGSIGAGEAYIQGHWSSPDLTKVVQLFARNLALLDNIERYFSWFSVGMNRLTHVFNRNSAAGSKRNILAHYDLGNTMYEQFLDKEMLYSSALYPHSGASLEEAQLHKLHTICERLDLKPGQTLLEVGTGWGALAIYAAKHFDVDVTTTTISDAQYDYAVARVEQEGLGNKVTLLKEDYRLLTGEYDRVVSIEMIEAVGHEYLPGFFKKLETLLKPNGRMLIQAITIADQRYDSYRKSVDFIQRYIFPGGCLPSVSEMNKHIAKQTDMVVWSIDDMGKDYAQTLNQWHERFDKAQQQIKQLGYGDDFIRMWKFYLSYCEGGFLERTTSTVHLVAVRPQYRTTLASGA; via the coding sequence ATGGAAAATACAGCAACGAATGCAAGCTTAGTACAAGCGACTATCTCAGACGGTTTTGCAAAGAAGATTTTATTACGTGCATTACAACATCTCTCTGGTGGCTATTTAACAATAGTTAGTTCTAACGGCAAAGCCGCTGCAGAGCAAAGCCTTTCTTTTGGTGATTTTGAATCCGATTTACATGCAACGATACAAGTCTCTCATCCAAGTTTTTATAAACAGATTATTTGGGGCGGCTCTATTGGAGCAGGTGAAGCTTACATCCAAGGTCATTGGTCTAGTCCTGATTTGACTAAAGTGGTGCAGTTGTTTGCACGTAATCTTGCTTTGCTGGATAACATTGAGCGTTACTTTTCATGGTTTAGCGTTGGAATGAACCGACTGACTCATGTTTTTAATCGCAACTCTGCAGCTGGGTCTAAGCGCAACATTTTGGCCCACTATGATTTGGGTAATACGATGTATGAGCAGTTTTTAGATAAAGAAATGCTTTATTCAAGTGCACTATATCCGCACAGCGGAGCAAGCCTAGAAGAAGCGCAGCTGCATAAACTACATACCATTTGTGAACGTTTAGATTTAAAACCCGGTCAAACTTTGTTAGAAGTCGGTACAGGTTGGGGCGCTTTAGCAATATATGCTGCCAAGCATTTTGATGTTGATGTAACAACCACAACCATATCAGATGCACAGTACGACTATGCTGTTGCGAGAGTGGAGCAAGAAGGCCTTGGCAATAAAGTCACCCTGTTAAAAGAAGATTACCGTTTGTTGACGGGCGAATATGACAGAGTGGTTTCAATTGAAATGATTGAAGCGGTTGGGCATGAATACTTACCTGGATTTTTTAAAAAACTAGAGACATTGTTAAAACCAAATGGCCGCATGCTAATTCAAGCTATTACCATAGCGGATCAACGCTACGACAGTTACCGTAAAAGCGTTGATTTTATTCAACGCTATATATTCCCTGGTGGTTGTTTACCGTCGGTGAGTGAGATGAATAAGCATATCGCCAAGCAGACCGATATGGTGGTTTGGTCCATTGACGATATGGGCAAAGATTATGCACAAACCCTCAATCAGTGGCATGAACGTTTTGATAAGGCGCAACAACAGATTAAGCAGTTAGGCTATGGTGATGATTTCATCCGCATGTGGAAATTTTATTTGAGTTACTGTGAAGGTGGATTCTTAGAACGTACCACCAGCACTGTGCACCTTGTTGCGGTGCGACCACAATATCGCACAACTTTAGCAAGCGGTGCTTAA
- a CDS encoding DUF2878 domain-containing protein has product MLLSGHTNIINACAFQVIWWAGVLAGNQLVIIPALLIVWHFVVSKQKRHDVKVLFICGLLGVLVDSLLTMSGFFEFAVFPLWLGLLWGYFAISLNYSLGLFNHLPIAAQSLLGGIFGSLSYIGGANLGAVDLPHGLLVSALGLFIIWSLLFPMFLHLANIIGLKHSRTVFEKSI; this is encoded by the coding sequence ATGCTTCTATCTGGCCATACAAACATCATTAACGCTTGTGCCTTTCAAGTGATTTGGTGGGCCGGAGTGCTTGCTGGAAATCAATTAGTTATTATTCCAGCCTTACTGATTGTTTGGCATTTTGTTGTCAGTAAACAAAAAAGGCATGACGTAAAAGTATTGTTTATTTGTGGTTTGCTAGGTGTACTTGTTGACTCTTTACTGACAATGTCAGGCTTTTTTGAGTTTGCAGTATTCCCTTTATGGCTCGGGCTACTTTGGGGCTATTTTGCGATTTCATTGAACTACAGCTTGGGGTTATTTAATCATTTACCCATCGCTGCACAGTCTTTGTTGGGCGGGATTTTTGGCAGTTTGAGTTACATTGGTGGAGCTAATCTCGGCGCCGTTGACTTACCACATGGGTTGCTGGTTTCGGCTCTAGGTTTATTTATCATTTGGAGCTTACTATTTCCGATGTTTCTACACTTAGCCAACATTATTGGTTTGAAGCATTCTAGAACAGTATTTGAAAAGAGTATTTAG
- a CDS encoding chalcone isomerase family protein — MVFITPITFAENIADISPITEPQGIDLPTNTSSESRSPINNSLIKSDTLSQTQLHSSTQIEASFDTMQMVGEADMDLLWFSIYSAKLMSVDGEYQQNQFPLKLEIEYHRDIEAEDLIEATVDQWQHIGIDNQDIARLQQQIEQAWPDVKEGDKLSFMMHNQNLGQFYFNDQALPIIQEPGFAAAFLDIWLSEQTSRPELRQELIGATK, encoded by the coding sequence ATGGTTTTTATTACACCAATTACTTTTGCTGAAAATATTGCAGACATTTCTCCGATAACCGAACCGCAAGGTATTGATTTACCAACTAACACTTCATCAGAAAGTCGTTCTCCAATAAATAATTCACTAATAAAAAGCGACACACTCAGCCAAACACAACTCCACAGCTCTACTCAGATTGAAGCTTCATTCGATACTATGCAAATGGTGGGTGAGGCCGATATGGATTTACTTTGGTTTTCAATTTACAGCGCCAAGTTGATGTCCGTAGATGGTGAATATCAGCAGAACCAATTTCCGTTGAAACTTGAGATCGAGTATCACCGTGATATCGAAGCCGAAGATTTAATTGAAGCCACTGTAGACCAGTGGCAACACATAGGCATCGATAATCAAGATATAGCAAGATTGCAACAACAAATTGAGCAAGCATGGCCTGATGTTAAAGAAGGCGATAAGTTGAGCTTTATGATGCACAACCAAAATTTAGGGCAATTTTATTTCAATGACCAAGCTCTACCTATTATCCAAGAGCCGGGTTTTGCTGCAGCATTTTTAGATATTTGGTTATCTGAGCAAACAAGCAGACCGGAACTTCGTCAAGAATTGATTGGAGCCACTAAATAA
- a CDS encoding DUF3833 domain-containing protein, with protein MKKFSQIKSYCLVALAALTLMSCSSASIEDYDKTTPILNLQTFFDGNLTAAGIVQDYSGTVTRKFTVTMEASWQGNKGIIDERFIYDDGEKQTRIWHITDLGDGKYEGTANDITGIATGEAKGSALRWAYEMNLVVDDSEYEVYFDDWMFLVDDNTIINKSDIIKFGVTVAQVTLVIQKQP; from the coding sequence ATGAAAAAATTCAGCCAAATTAAATCCTATTGCTTGGTGGCGTTAGCTGCATTGACATTAATGTCTTGCTCTTCAGCATCTATAGAGGATTATGACAAAACCACGCCAATATTAAACCTACAGACATTCTTCGACGGCAATCTAACGGCTGCAGGTATCGTACAGGATTACTCTGGCACAGTAACACGCAAGTTTACGGTTACTATGGAAGCGAGTTGGCAAGGCAATAAAGGAATCATCGATGAGCGTTTTATTTACGATGATGGCGAGAAGCAAACACGTATTTGGCACATTACCGACTTAGGCGACGGTAAGTATGAAGGTACGGCCAATGATATTACTGGCATCGCCACAGGTGAAGCAAAGGGGAGTGCACTTCGCTGGGCTTACGAGATGAATTTAGTCGTGGATGATTCAGAATACGAAGTCTATTTCGATGATTGGATGTTTTTAGTCGATGACAATACCATCATTAATAAAAGTGACATCATTAAGTTTGGTGTGACAGTGGCGCAAGTTACCTTAGTGATTCAAAAACAGCCTTGA